The Arthrobacter sp. PM3 genome contains the following window.
TCCTTGCCGGCCGGGCTGAACTGGCCGTCGTCCGACTTGAAGACGATGCCGGCCGAGCCGCCGGAGGACTTGGGGAGCTCGTTCTTGAGCTTGTCCGCCATCTGCTGCGTCTCGGTGCCGGGAATCTGGAAGTTGTTCGACATCGAGCCGTGGAACGCCGCCGCCGCACCGCCGACGGCCACCATGACGGCGAGCCAGAGGGAGATGACGAGCCAGCGGTGGCGGTAGGAGAACTTGCCGAGACGGTAGAGCAACAGGGCCATGTCAGTGCCGATCTGGGGAAGGGGTGGCGGGGGAGTGGGATGCGAAGCCGGAGCCCAGCAGGCCCATGGAATCGATCAGGAGCTGGCGCAGGACGGCCAGGGACGCGGGGCCGAGGTCGCCGCCGCAGCGGGCGAACCACACGTCCATGGCCGCTTTTCCGCAGGAGATCACGGAGCCGGCAAGGGCGCGCAGGTAGAGCTCGTCGACGTCGCCGCCTGCCGTCAGTGCAAAGCGCTCGCGGGCGGCGTCGATGATTTGTGCGGTGCAGTGGTCCCAGGCTTCCAGTTCGGAGCGGCTGAGCTGGGGATTGGTCTGGCCCAGGCTGTAGAGCTCGGCCACCGGGGCCACGGTCATGGGATCGGCCAGTGCAACGAGGGCTGCGCGGGCCGATTCCAGGATGGGTTCGCCGGCCGGGCGCAGCCGGAACTGCTGGAGCGCGGTGTCCAGGAAACCGAACGTCACCGAGGCCATTGCCGCCTCGGTGCTGCCGAAGTAGTTGAAGAAAGTGCGGCGGGAGATCCCGGCGGCCTCGGCGATGTCTTCCACGGTGAAATTTCCGGGACCCCGTGTGCGGAGCAGGTCCATCGCGGAGTCCGTGATGGCCTGCCGGGTGGCCGCCTTGTTCCGCTCGCGGCGCGAGGGAACGGCGGGATCGCCGGAACCGGCCGGCTGGGATGGCAAGGATGTCACGCGCTTACGCTACGTGCATGTTTGCACTCTGCGCAAGTATTTGGAGGGTGGGGGAGCAGGCGCGGAAGTTCCGGTCTCGCCGGCCGGACGGACGGGTCAGGCGGACGGGCTGGTCAGGTAGACGGACTGGCCGGTCGCTCCGGCTTCGTCCTGGGTGAGCGGAATCGCGAAGACCGCCGTGCCGTAGGCGCAGATCTCCGTCCAGTTCGGTCCGATCGCGGAGGTGTCGAAACGCATGGCGATGATGGCGTTGGCGCCGCGGTGCTCGGCCTCGGCCACCATCCGGGCCATGACCTGCTGCCGGCTGTCGTAAAGGGCCCGCGTCATTTCCCGCACCTCGCCGCCGCCGAGGGAACGGAAGCCGGCCATGACCTGGGCGGTGATGTCCCGGGACCGGACGGTCAGGCCCATGACCTCGCCAAACACGGCGTCGATCCGGTGGCCCGGGATGTCGTTCGATGTGACGATCAGCATGCCCTGAGCCTACCCATCCTTAAGGATTCACAGCGGGATTCACAGGAACATGAAAGGCAGGAAACAGCTATCCCTGCTGGGACGGGTGCAGACTGGAAAGTGCTCCCGGACAGACGTCCCGGACGACCCAACGGCAAACGCCGTCACCGCGCGGCAGACCCAGGAGACAGTTCATGTCACGCACCACCAAAATCGCGCTCGGCCTCGGCGCTGCGGCCGTGGCCCTGGGCGCCGGGCTCGGACTCGCCGGCATGGCCTCCGCCACGACGACGCCGAGCCCCACCCCGACCCCCAGCTCAAGTGCGCCAGGCGGCAATTTCGCCGACGGCCACGGCATGCGCGGCGGGCGCCACGGCCACGGCGGTGCGGAGTTCGGCGCCCGCGCCAAAGAGCTCGCCGCCAAGCTGGGAGTCGACGAGGCCAAGGTCACCGATGCCCTGAAGGCCTTCCGGGAGGCCAACCGGCCGGCCACGCCGCCGGCCGACGGGCAGAAGCCGGACCGCGCCGCCATGCAGAAAGCACTGGCCGCCTCCCTGGCGAAATCCCTCGGCATTGACGAAGCCAAGGTCACCGCCGCCCTGGAGGAGCTCCGCACCGCCGAACAGGCCGAACACGCCGCGGCGCTGAAATCCCGGCTGGACCAGGCGGTCAAGGACGGCACCCTGACTCAGGCGGAGGCAGATGCCGTCACCAAGGCGGCCGAGAAGGGCGTGATCGGCGGACGCTAACGCCGCTGCGGAGCCGGACCTTCGCTCGTCTCAGTCGTTTGTTAAACCAGAGAAGTCCCCGGTATTCCGGGGACTTCCCATCCCAACGCTCCCTCAGTAATTGCGCCGGCGCGCAGGACGCTCCCTCAGTAATTGCGCCGGCGCGCAGGACGCTCGGTCAGTAGTTACGCCGGCGCGCGGGACGCTCCCTCAGTAGTTACGCCGGCGCGCAGGACGCTCGGTCAGTAGTTACGCCGTCGCGTCCGCCAGTTCGCGCTTTGCGTGTCCGGCCGGGGGAGTTGCGGCGGCGTCGAGGTCGTCGCTGAACGGGTCACCGTTGCGCGGCGCGTTGTACAGGTCCTCGTCCAGGATGCCCTGGCGCTTGGCCACGATCGCGGGGATCAGGGCCTGGCCGGCCACGTTGACTGCGGTGCGTCCCATGTCCAGGATCGGGTCGATCGCCAGCAGGAGCCCGACGCCGGCCAGCGGCAGGCCCAGCGTGGACAGGGTCAGGGTCAGCATCACGACGGCACCGGTGGTGCCGGCGGTCGCTGCCGAGCCCAGCACGGAGACAAGCGCGATCAGCAGGTACTGGGTGAAGTCCAGTTGGATGCCGAAGAACTGGGCCACGAAGATCGCGGCAACAGCCGGGTAGATCGCGGCGCAGCCGTCCATCTTGGTGGTGGCGCCCAGCGGCACCGCGAAGGAGGCGTAGGCACGGGGGACGCCCAGGTTCCGTTCGGCCACGCGCTGGGTCAGCGGCAGGGTGCCGATCGAGGAGCGGGAGACGAAGGCCAGCTGCACCGCCGGCCACACGCCGGAAAAGTACTGCTTGACGGACAGGCCGTGGCTGCGGACCAGGACCGGGTAGACCGCGAACAGCACGAGTGCCAGGCCGATGTAGATCGCCACGGTGAACTTCCCGAGCGAGCCGATGGTGTCCCAGCCGTATACGGCCACGGCGTTGCCGATCAGACCGACGGTGCCGATCGGCGCGATCCGGATGATCCACCACAGGACCTTCTGGATGACGGCGAGGGCCGAGGCATTGAGGTTCAGGAATGGCTCGGCGGCCTTGCCCACCTTGAGCGCGGCGATCCCGACGGCGATCGCGATCACCAGGATCTGGAGCACGTTGAAGCTCACGGCGGTGGTGGCGACGCCGTCCGTGACGGTGGTGGTGGCGCCGAGGCCCAGGAAGTTCTTGGGGAACAGTCCGGTGAGGAAGGCCCACCAGTCCCCGGACTTGCCGGCGTACTTGGCTTCCTGGCTGATGCCGGTGCCGGCGCCGGGCTGCAGAAGCACGCCGAGCCCGATCCCGATCAGCACGGCGATCAGGGAGGTGATGGCGAACCAGAGCAGCGTGTTCCACGCGAGCCGTGCGGCGTTGGAGACCGCTCGCAGGTTGGAGATGGAGCTGACGACGGCGGTGAAAATGAGGGGGACCACGGCGGTCTGCAGCAGCGAGACGTAGCTCGAGCCGATGGTCTGCAGCGTGGTGCCGAGGGCATTGGGGTTCGCCTTGGTGCTGCCCGTGTACTTGGCTATGAGGCCAAGGCCGAGGCCGACGATCAGGGCGGCGATGATCTGGAAGCCGAACGAGCCGGCCCATTTGGGCAGCTGGAACCCGGTCTTTCCAGCGGGTGCGGGGGTGCTTGTCTGAGTGGTCACCGGAACACGCTAGGGCTCCGGCCATAACACGGCGAACCGATGTTGAGAAATGTTACGGCGCACGATAAGCTCCGGCGGCACGGAACCGCCGAAATTCCGCGCGAATCTGGGGTTTTGTGAAGTTATTCCCGGGGCTAATGTGGCCATTGTCTCGTCGCCCCGGGCGGCCGTCACGCGAGATGACAGCTCGCGGCAATGTTTGGTGAAACACTGCCGCGAACTGCCGGCTCGGGAGCGGCCGGTATATTGGGCGCGGTTGCCGGCCTAGCCCAGGAGCGCCCGCTTCAGCGTGTCGAGGCCCACCGACCCGATGTTCAGGGCCTTGGTGTGGAACGCCTTCAGCTCGAAGCCCGGACGGGACTCAAGCTCGGCCCGGATCTGCTCCCAGAGCCGCTGCCCGACCTTGTAGGAGGGCGCCTGGCCCGACCAGCCGAGGTAGCGGGTGAACTCGAACTTCAGCTGGCCCTCGCTGATCGGCAGGTTGGCCTTGAGGAACTCGAAGCCCTTCTCGGACGTCCAGGTGCCCGACCCCCAACGCTCGGGCACCTCCAGCTCCAGATGCACGCCGATATCGAAGACCACGCGGGCGGCCCGCATGCGCTGCATGTCCAGCATGCCCATGTGGTCGCCCGGGTCCTTCAGGTATCCCAGTTCCTGCATGAGCTTCTCCGCGTACAGCGCCCAGCCCTCCCCGTGCCCGGAGGTCCAGCAGACGCTCCGGCGCCACTTGTTCAGCAGTTCCCGCCGGTAGGTTGCCGTGGCGACCTGGAGGTGGTGGCCCGGGACGCCCTCGTGGTAGACGGTGGTGGTTTCGGCCCACGTGGTGAAGGTGTCCTCGCCGGCGGGCACGGACCACCACATCCTGCCGGGGCGGCTGAAGTCCTCGGACGGGCCGGTGTAGTAGATACCGCCCTCATCGGTGGGGGCGATCCGGCATTCCAGAGTCTTCATGATGTCCGGGATCTCGAAGTGGACGCCGGCGAGTTCCGCCACGGCTTTGTCGGAAAGTTCCTGCATCCAGGCCTGGAGGGCGTCGGTGCCCTTCAGCTGCCGTGCGGGATCGTTGTTCAGGATTTCCTTGGCTTCCTCGATGCCGGCTCCGGGCCGGATTTCCTCCGCCACCCGTTCCTGTTCGGCGATCAGCCGGTCAAGTTCCTGCACGCCCCACGCGTACGTTTCCTCCAGGTCCACGGTGGCGCCCAGGAAGGAGCGCGATGCCAGGGCGTACCGTTCGCGGCCGACGGCGTCCTTGGCCGGGGCGACGGGCAGGAGGTCGGACTCCAGGAAGCCCGCAAGCTTGGCGTACGCCACCCGGGCCGCGGCCGTGCCGGCGTCGAGCCTGGCCTGCAGTTCCGCGGAGAGGGGACCGTCCGCGGTCACGGCGCCGGCGGCGAGCTTCGCGAAAAAGCCGTCCTCGGCGGCGTGCTTGGTGGCCTGTTCGATCACGATCGACACCTGGCGGGCCGCGGCCACCAGGCCGTCCTGCTTGGCCGCACGAAGCGACTCGATGTAGCCGTCGATCGCTGCGGGCACATTGTGGGCCCGGCCGGCGATGTGGTCCCACTGCTCCTCGGTGTCCGTCGGCATGAGGTCGAAGATCGCACGGATGTCCTGGGACGGCGAGGCGATGTTGTTCAGCTCGGCCGCGTCCCAGCCCGAAGCGTGGATTTCCAACTGCAGGCCGAGCCGCTCGCGCATCGCGTCGAGGGTGACGGCGTCGACGTCGTCAACGGGTGCCGCGCCATCCAGTGCCGCGAGGGCGTCGCGCGCAGCAGCCGCGAATTCCTCGTGGCCGGCGGGGGAGAAGTCTTGGTATTCGGTCTCGTGCCCGGGCAGGCCGAGCTCGGTGGCGAAGCTCGGATTGAGCCGGATGAGGGTGTCCGTGTAGGCGTCGGCGATGGCGTCGATGGCCGTCCGGGGGCGGGCGGCAGCGGAGTTGTCTGAATCAAGGGTTTCGGTAGTCACCCGACGAGACTAGCCCGGCAGCCCCCGTTATGAAAGGGTTGCTGAACTTTTTTCGGTGCCTGGTTTATTGCCGTCAGTAAAGGCCCGGCCGCCTAGCCGAGGCTGCGGCGCCAGGCATCGGGGCCTGGCCTGGGAGCCAGCCGCAGCTGCTGCCGGCGGACCCAGACCCGGACGCCGGGCTTGGCCGGCGCTGTCTGCGGGGTCTGGCCCAGGGACAGCACGACGGCGGTCAGCGCCGCCAGCTCCTCCGGCGTCGGCTCGCCCTTGACCACCGATAGCAGGGCATCCGCCGGGTTGCCGGGCCCGGCGGCTTGCGCTGCTGTGTCCGTTCCCGGTTCTGCAGGGGCCGTCACAGCGGGATGTTCCCGTGCTTCTTGGCGGGCAGGGCGGCCCGCTTGTCCCGGAGGGCGCGCAGGCCCTTGATGATCTGCACGCGGGTCTCGGAGGGCGCAATGACGGCGTCCACGTAGCCCAGCTGAGCTGCCTGGTAGGGGTTGAGCAGCTCTTCCTCGTACTGGCGGATCACCTCGGCCCGCTTGGCCTCGACGTCGCCGCCGGCTTCCGCCTCGGCGGCGAGTTCGCGGCGGTACAGGATGTTGACGGCGCCCTGGGCGCCCATGACGCCGATCTGGGCCGTGGGCCATGCGAGGTTGAGGTCGGCACCGAGCTTCTTGGAGCCCATCACGATGTAGGCCCCGCCGTAGGCCTTGCGGGTGATCACGGTCAGCTTCGGCACGGTGGCCTCGGCGTAGGCGTAGAGCAGCTTCGCGCCGCGGCGGATGATGCCCTGGAATTCCTGGTCCTTGCCGGGCAGGAAGCCCGGGACGTCCACCAGGGTGAGGATGGGGATGTTGAAGGCGTCGCAGTGCCGGACAAAGCGGGCGGCCTTTTCCGATGCGGCGATGTCCAGGGTGCCGGCAAACTGCATGGGCTGGTTGGCCACGACGCCTACCGTGTGCCCCTCCACCCGGCCGTAGCCGATGATCACGTTCGGGGCGTAGAGGGACTGCATTTCCAGGAAGTGCGCGTCGTCGACGATCTGCTCGATCACCGTGCGCATGTCGTACGGCTGGTTGGCTGAGTCCGGGATGAGCAGATCGAGGGCGAGGTCGTCGTCGTCGACCTCCAGCTCCTGGGAGTGCTCGAGCACCGGGGCTTCGGCGAGGTTGTTGGAGGGCAGGAAGTCCAACAGTTCGCGGACGAACTCGACCGCGTCGGCTTCATCGGAGGCCAGGTAGGTGGACGTGCCGGTGTTGGCGTTGTGCTGGCGGGCACCGCCCAAGGTCTCCATGTCCACGTCCTCGCCCGTGACGGTCTTGATGACGTCCGGGCCGGTGATGAACATGTGGGAGGTCTTGTCCACCATGACCACGTAGTCGGTCAGGGCGGGGGAATAGGCCGCCCCGCCGGCGGACGGGCCCATGATGAGGGAAATCTGTGGGACCACGCCGGAGGCATGGACGTTGTTGCGGAAGATGTCCGCGAACATCGCCAGCGAGGCCACGCCCTCCTGGATGCGGGCGCCGCCGCCGTCGAGGATGCCGACCACCGGGCAGCCGTTGCGCAGCGCAAACTCCTGGACCTTGACGATCTTCTCGCCGTTGACCTGGCTCAGCGAGCCGCCGTATACGGAGAAGTCCTGGCTGTAGACGGCAACAGGGCGGCCGTCCACCGTGCCGTAACCGGAGACAAGGCCGTCCCCCAGGGGCTTCTTCTTCTCCATGCCGAACGCCGTGGACCGGTGCACGGCCAGCGCGTCGAACTCGACGAACGAGCCGGCATCGAGCAGGAGGTCGATGCGCTCGCGGGCCGTGTTCTTGCCGCGGGCGTGCTGCTTGGCGACCGCTTCCGGGCCGGAAGGCTGCTCGGCACGGGCCTGGCGGTCGCGGAAGTCTGCAATCTTTCCCGCAGTCGTGGTCAGATCGTGGCTCATCAAGTGTCTCCGGCTCTGTCGCTAGCTTGTTCGGCGCCCGGCCTGCGGGGTCCTTTGGCTGGAATCCACAAAAGCAGGGCTCTGCTGGCAAGTCTAGTGACGGTATTGGCCCGTGCCGCTGTAGGGAACCTACAATTTTCCCGCCGCCAAGCTCCCGCATCGCCTTGTTACCCATCAGTAACATAGTTCGGCTAGAGTGTGCTCATGACTTCAAGCAACGACGCTTCGGGCGCCGCCCGTCAGTTCCGGCAGTCAGGGCCGTACCAGGCCACCGGTACCCTCCACGGCCGCACCCTCCTGATCTCCGGGGGCAGCCGCGGTATCGGCCTGGCCATCGCGCTCCGGGCCGCCCGGGACGGTGCCAACATCGTCCTCATGGCCAAGACGGGTCAGCCGCACGCCAAGCTGGAGGGTACCGTCTACTCGGCCGCCGAGCAGATCGAGGCCGCCGGCGGCCGTGCGCTGCCGCTGGTCGGGGACGTCCGCAACGATGCCGATGTCGCCGGGGCCGTCGGTGCCGCGGTGGACCGCTTCGGCGGCATCGACGTCGTCATCAACAATGCATCGGCAATCGATCTGTCCCGCACCGACGCCGTGGACATGAAGCGGTACGACCTCATGCAGGACATCAACGTCCGCGGCACGTTCCTGCTGTCCAAGATGGCGTTGCCGGCGCTGCGGGCCTCCGACGCCGGCCATATCCTGACGCTTTCCCCGCCCCTGAACCTGGACCCCAAGTGGGCCGGCCTGCACCTGGCTTACACCATGGCCAAGTACGGCATGAGCCTGACCACCCTGGGCCTGGCCGAGGAGCTCAAGGACGACGGCGTCATGGTGAACTCGCTCTGGCCGTGCACCCTGATCGACACCGCGGCCATCCGCAACATGCCCGGCGGCGACAAGATCGTCCAGGGCGCCCGCGGCCCCGAAATCATGGCCGACGCCGCCCACGCGGTGCTGACCGGCAGCAATGCGGTGCCCGCCGGCGGCAGCCGCAGCGGCAACTTCTACACCGATGAACAGGTCCTCGCGGCGGCCGGCGTGGCGGACTTCAGCCCGTACAGCCTGGGCGCCGCCGAGGACCGTCTGGTGCCGGACATCTTTCTCTGAGCTTGCTGGGGCCGGAGCCGGGCCCGGCTTTCCTCGGTAGGATTCAAACATGGAAGCCGTGCAGGAAACCCCGGACCGCCCGCCCCTGGATCTCAACGCCCTCAGCGATGAGTCGTTCCTGTCCGCCAACGGCATTGCGCGGCTGACCGTGGTGGAGTCCACCGGCTCCACCAACGCCGATCTCCTTCACGGCGTGAGCGAGGATCCCGGCGCATGGCCTGACATGTCCGTGCTCACGGCCGAATACCAGACCGCCGCCCGCGGCCGGCTCGACCGCCACTGGGAGGCGCCGGCCCGCAGCTCCGTGTCCGTCTCGCTGGTGCTCCGGCCCGTCAACGCGGACGGCCGGCCCCTGCCGACCCACAGCTACTCATGGCTGTCCCTCCTCGCCGCGCTTGCCCTGCGCGAGGCCCTGACCGACACCGCAGGCATTCCGGCGGAACTCAAGTGGCCCAATGACGTCCTGGTCCGGGGCCGGAAAATCGCGGGCATCCTCGCCCAGCTCGGCCCGCTGGGTGGAACCGGCACCCCGCCGGTCATTCTTGGCACCGGCCTGAACGTCACCCTGACCGAAGCTGAGCTTCCGGTCCCCACGGCCACGTCCGTGCTGCTGGAGAACCCGGACACGGTCGACCGTACGGAACTGCTCAAGAGCTACCTGTCCCGTTTCGCAGCCCTGTACCGGAGCTTCTGCAACGCCGACGGCGACCCTGCCGCCGGCATGGCCGGCGGGCCTTCGCTGCACAAGCGGGTGGAACACCTTCTGACGACGCTCGGCAAGCAGGTCCGCGCCCAGCTCCCCGGCGACCACGAGATCATCGGCCATGCCACGCGCCTGGACGAGTACGGATCCCTCCTGGTGGTCGACGCCGCCGGCCATGAACACGTGGTGACCGCCGGTGACGTGGTGCACCTGCGGCCGTGGAACCCGGCCGGAACCGGCGACGGCGGCGGCGCAGAAAGCGGCTATGCGTAAAGTGCTCCTGCCGGGAGAGCAAGTGATTGTGGTTACCCGGCCCCAGCCCCGGATGCTGATTTTCCCGGCGCTGTTGTTCATTGTGGTTCCGGCGCTGGCCGCCTACGCCAGCGCCTGGGTGGTCAAGGGCGGCCCGGCGAAGCTGGTGCCCCTCATCCCCGGGGACTGGACGCCGTGGCTGGTCGCCGTGTGCGTGGGCCTCGCGGCGTGGGTGCTGCTGGGGTACTGCCTGCCGAAGGTCAGCGCGTGGCAGGCCACGCGCTACATCCTGACCAGCCAGCGGTTAGTTACCCGCCGCGGAATGTTACGGCGGCGCGAGGAGCAGGTCCCGCTCGCGGCCGTCCGCCATGTGGCCATTGAGCAGTCGTTGTTGCAGCGCTTATTGCGCTCCGGGAATATATCCTTGGAGACCGGGGACCCCTGGGGAGCGGTGGTACGCGATGTCCCTGAGGCAGCGACGTTCCGTGACTTCATGCTTGACGCGATGGCCGAGCTCCCCAGAGGTGAGGGGCCCGGCACAGACGGCATGACGCGCTACCCGGCCCAGGACATGCCATGGGAGACGAGAGAAGGTGGAAGAGATGAACGCTGAGAACGTCGACCAGGACACCGACCTCGCCATGCCGGAGGTGCCGCGGGAAGCGCAGGAGATCGTCTCGGAGCCTGCCCCCGCCGCCTACGGTGCCGCCGGCACTGGCGACGCCGCTGATGACGGCGACGCCGATCCGGCTTCCGTCGACGCAGCCGCCGATCCCGCCACTGACGCCGATCCCGCCACTGACGCCGCCCCGCCCACCGGCGCCATGTCCGCCGAACGGCTCGCCGCCAAGGCCCTCGAGGGCAGGCTCCTGGGCGGCGAACGCAAACTCAAGCGCCGCGAAGTCGCCGCCGGTGCCGGCGTCTCGCTCCTCTCGGCGCGGAAACTCTGGCGCGCGCTCGGCTTCCCCAACCTCGGGGACGAGGACATTGCCTTCACCGAACGCGACCAGTCGGCGCTGTCCACCATCGTGGACCTGGTCCGTGACGGCAAGCTCACCGAGGAAGCGGCCATTTCCATCACTCGGGCCATTGGGCAGATGACGGACCGGATGGTGGTCTGGCAGATCGAGGCCCTGGTGGAGGACATGGTCCAGAAACAAGGGATCCCGGATGCCGCCGCCCGGAAACAGCTGGTCAATGAACTGCCCAACCTGATCGACGCCCTGGAGGAAATGCTGGTCTACTCCTGGCGCCGCCAGCTCAACGCCGGCGTGCAGCGTCTGGCTGTCCGCGCCGAAGCAGGCCTGGCCTCCAGCGAGGAGGGCCGCGAAGGCGACGAGGACGACGCGCCGCTGCCGTTGGCCCGGGCCGTCGGGTTTGCCGACCTCGTCTCCTACACCAGCCTGTCCCGCCGGATGAACGAGAAGACCCTCGCCCAGCTGGTGCAACGCTTCGAAAACAAGTGCGCGGAAATCATCTCCGTGGGAGGCGGCCGGCTGGTCAAGACGGTCGGCGACGAAGTCCTCTACATCGCCGAAACGCCGGCTGCCGGCGCCGAGATCTCCCTGGCCCTCTCACGCGCCTTCGCCGAAGACGAGATCCTGCCGCAGGCCCGGGTAGCCATGGTCTGGGGCCGCATCCTGTCCCGGCTGGGGGACATCTACGGTCCCACGGTCAACCTCGCCGCCCGCCTGACCGCCCTGGCGGACCCCGGCACCGTCCTGGTGGATTCGATGACCGCGGCGGCGCTGGAACACGACGAGCGTTTCGTCCTGGTGCCCCGCCCGGCGGAGGACGTCCGCGGGTTCGGCGAAATCCACCCGGTGCTGCTGCAGCGCGGCAGCGGCCGGGGCCTCGTCCTGGACTAAGCCGCAGGTCCGGGCGCGCCGTGGCATTCTTCTCAGTTGTGCGGCCGGTATGCAATAGTCGGACGGGCAGTTGCGACCCGGCCGGGTTTGCGACCGCTGTCGACTTTCGCGTGCACCACTTGATTTAGGACGGCCATGAACCCAACTCCAGACGCCCCGTTCCCGCAACCGGACGGGCAAAGGGGACTGCGGCTGCAGTGCGGGTACGGCACAGACCGGGGTCTGCGCCGCGAGATGAACGAGGACTCTTTCATTGCGGCCGATCCCGTCTTCGCAGTGGCGGACGGCATGGGAGGCCACGAGGCGGGCGAAGTCGCCAGCGGCATCTGCGTGCGCACCCTGGCGGAGCTGCCCCAAGCGAAGACCGGCAGCCGGGATGCCACGGCCGGCGTCCTTCAGGAGTGCTTGTTCAAAGCCGATGCCGACATCCGTGAGGCCACCGGCTCCCGCGCCGGGACCACGCTGTCCGGCGTCGTGGTGGTGGAACAACGCGGCGTCCCGTATTGGCTGGTCCTCAACATCGGTGATTCGCGCACCTACCGGTACAGCCACGGCCGGCTCACCCAAATCAGCGTTGACCATTCCGAGGTGCAGGACCTGGTCGACGCCGGCCAGATCACCTTAGCTGAGGCCGCGGTCTATCCGCGCAGGCACGTGGTTACGCGTGCCTTGGGTGCCGGGGACGATTCCGAGGCCGACTACTGGCTGCTTCCCGTGGAGGACGGCGACAGGATCCTGGTCTGTTCCGACGGCCTCAACGGCGAGCTGGGCGACGAGCAGATTGCCGGGATACTGGCATCCGAGGCAGACCCCCAGGCGGCTGTTGACGAACTGATCCAGGCGGCCTTGCGCAGCGGCGGGCGGGACAACATCACAGCGATTGTGCTCGACGCGCGGACTGAAACCGGGGACGCCGCCTGACCGTCTGGCCGGTGAACGGACAACATCGGAGAACTAAGGCAGGATAGGTCTGTGAGCACAGGGAACACGGCAACAGGCACCGAACAGCAGAGCACCGAGGCGGACCAGGTCCCCTCCGGCGACGTCCGCACGGAGTACGAGGACCTCGTGGAGCAGGTCCGCAAACACCGCTTCGCGTACTACCAGGAGGACGCGCCCCTCATCTCCGACGCCGAGTTCGACGAACTCTACCGGCGGCTGGAAACCCTCGAGGCGATGCACCCGGAACTGGTGGCCAACGATTCGCCCACCCAGGAAGTGGGCGGCGAAGTGTCCGCCGCGTTTGCCGCCGTCGAACACCTGCAGCGCATGTACAGCCTGGAGGACGTATTCTCGCTTGAGGAGCTTGAGGCCTGGATCGCCAAGGCGGAGGCCGGCGTCGCCAAGATCGGCAACGGCGGGACGCCGCCGGCGTGGCTCACCGAGCTGAAGATCGACGGCCTGGCCGTCAACCTGCTCTACCGCGATGGGGTGCTGGTCCGGGCCGCCACCCGCGGCGACGGCACCACCGGCGAGGACATCACGCATAACGTGCTGACCATCAAGGACATCCCGCAGCAGCTCAAAGGCAGCAACTTCCCGGCGGAAATGGAAGTCCGCGGCGAGGTCTTCATCCCGTCCAAAGCCTTCGCCGAATTCAACGAAGCTTTGATTGAGGCCGGAAAGGCGCCGCTGGCCAACCCGCGCAACGCCGCCGCCGGGTCGCTGCGGCAGAAGGACCCCGCCGAAACCGCCAAGCGGCCGCTGCGGATGTATGTCCACGGCATCGGCGCCCGCGAGGGACTGCCCACGGCCAGCCAGTCGGACACCTACCGCCAGCTCGCCGAGTGGGGCCTGCCGACCAGCCCGTACTTCGAGGTGCTGCCCGGGCTGGCCGACGTGCTGGACTTCATCAAGCGGTACGGCGACAAGCGGCACAGCCTCACGCACGAGATCGACGGGATCGTGGT
Protein-coding sequences here:
- a CDS encoding PH domain-containing protein; protein product: MRKVLLPGEQVIVVTRPQPRMLIFPALLFIVVPALAAYASAWVVKGGPAKLVPLIPGDWTPWLVAVCVGLAAWVLLGYCLPKVSAWQATRYILTSQRLVTRRGMLRRREEQVPLAAVRHVAIEQSLLQRLLRSGNISLETGDPWGAVVRDVPEAATFRDFMLDAMAELPRGEGPGTDGMTRYPAQDMPWETREGGRDER
- a CDS encoding biotin--[acetyl-CoA-carboxylase] ligase is translated as MEAVQETPDRPPLDLNALSDESFLSANGIARLTVVESTGSTNADLLHGVSEDPGAWPDMSVLTAEYQTAARGRLDRHWEAPARSSVSVSLVLRPVNADGRPLPTHSYSWLSLLAALALREALTDTAGIPAELKWPNDVLVRGRKIAGILAQLGPLGGTGTPPVILGTGLNVTLTEAELPVPTATSVLLENPDTVDRTELLKSYLSRFAALYRSFCNADGDPAAGMAGGPSLHKRVEHLLTTLGKQVRAQLPGDHEIIGHATRLDEYGSLLVVDAAGHEHVVTAGDVVHLRPWNPAGTGDGGGAESGYA
- a CDS encoding NAD(P)-dependent oxidoreductase — encoded protein: MTSSNDASGAARQFRQSGPYQATGTLHGRTLLISGGSRGIGLAIALRAARDGANIVLMAKTGQPHAKLEGTVYSAAEQIEAAGGRALPLVGDVRNDADVAGAVGAAVDRFGGIDVVINNASAIDLSRTDAVDMKRYDLMQDINVRGTFLLSKMALPALRASDAGHILTLSPPLNLDPKWAGLHLAYTMAKYGMSLTTLGLAEELKDDGVMVNSLWPCTLIDTAAIRNMPGGDKIVQGARGPEIMADAAHAVLTGSNAVPAGGSRSGNFYTDEQVLAAAGVADFSPYSLGAAEDRLVPDIFL
- a CDS encoding acyl-CoA carboxylase subunit beta yields the protein MSHDLTTTAGKIADFRDRQARAEQPSGPEAVAKQHARGKNTARERIDLLLDAGSFVEFDALAVHRSTAFGMEKKKPLGDGLVSGYGTVDGRPVAVYSQDFSVYGGSLSQVNGEKIVKVQEFALRNGCPVVGILDGGGARIQEGVASLAMFADIFRNNVHASGVVPQISLIMGPSAGGAAYSPALTDYVVMVDKTSHMFITGPDVIKTVTGEDVDMETLGGARQHNANTGTSTYLASDEADAVEFVRELLDFLPSNNLAEAPVLEHSQELEVDDDDLALDLLIPDSANQPYDMRTVIEQIVDDAHFLEMQSLYAPNVIIGYGRVEGHTVGVVANQPMQFAGTLDIAASEKAARFVRHCDAFNIPILTLVDVPGFLPGKDQEFQGIIRRGAKLLYAYAEATVPKLTVITRKAYGGAYIVMGSKKLGADLNLAWPTAQIGVMGAQGAVNILYRRELAAEAEAGGDVEAKRAEVIRQYEEELLNPYQAAQLGYVDAVIAPSETRVQIIKGLRALRDKRAALPAKKHGNIPL
- a CDS encoding adenylate/guanylate cyclase domain-containing protein; this translates as MNAENVDQDTDLAMPEVPREAQEIVSEPAPAAYGAAGTGDAADDGDADPASVDAAADPATDADPATDAAPPTGAMSAERLAAKALEGRLLGGERKLKRREVAAGAGVSLLSARKLWRALGFPNLGDEDIAFTERDQSALSTIVDLVRDGKLTEEAAISITRAIGQMTDRMVVWQIEALVEDMVQKQGIPDAAARKQLVNELPNLIDALEEMLVYSWRRQLNAGVQRLAVRAEAGLASSEEGREGDEDDAPLPLARAVGFADLVSYTSLSRRMNEKTLAQLVQRFENKCAEIISVGGGRLVKTVGDEVLYIAETPAAGAEISLALSRAFAEDEILPQARVAMVWGRILSRLGDIYGPTVNLAARLTALADPGTVLVDSMTAAALEHDERFVLVPRPAEDVRGFGEIHPVLLQRGSGRGLVLD
- a CDS encoding PP2C family serine/threonine-protein phosphatase; amino-acid sequence: MNPTPDAPFPQPDGQRGLRLQCGYGTDRGLRREMNEDSFIAADPVFAVADGMGGHEAGEVASGICVRTLAELPQAKTGSRDATAGVLQECLFKADADIREATGSRAGTTLSGVVVVEQRGVPYWLVLNIGDSRTYRYSHGRLTQISVDHSEVQDLVDAGQITLAEAAVYPRRHVVTRALGAGDDSEADYWLLPVEDGDRILVCSDGLNGELGDEQIAGILASEADPQAAVDELIQAALRSGGRDNITAIVLDARTETGDAA